One bacterium DNA segment encodes these proteins:
- a CDS encoding UDP-2,3-diacylglucosamine diphosphatase yields the protein MILVLGDLHIGIGREEKLSKLNLIFENFKELDAVIFLGDIFDFYFECPEKVEEVYGYYLSVFKQLAGTTTVFYIQGNHDFFPMHKLEQIGVKIISRDLIMERRGKSIFFTHGDLLSFKGRVTRSFISLPLWQSLMKLLPCNLIYAIARKISEWSRRRSSARPLKRENFKKIEELLSNFDIVITAHFHKPIINRYGNKIYGNPGDWLRYFTFLTLNGEFLTLWGFDNSLIVKLEEVKI from the coding sequence GTGATTCTCGTTCTGGGTGATTTACACATCGGAATAGGAAGGGAGGAGAAGTTAAGTAAGCTCAATCTCATATTTGAGAATTTTAAAGAACTTGATGCTGTTATATTTCTCGGTGATATTTTTGACTTTTACTTTGAGTGCCCTGAAAAGGTTGAAGAAGTTTACGGTTATTATCTTTCAGTCTTTAAACAGCTTGCCGGGACTACCACCGTTTTTTATATACAGGGGAACCACGATTTTTTTCCAATGCATAAATTGGAGCAGATTGGGGTTAAGATTATTTCCCGCGATTTAATTATGGAAAGACGCGGCAAAAGTATTTTTTTTACCCACGGTGACCTGTTATCCTTTAAAGGTAGGGTTACGAGGAGTTTCATAAGCCTCCCCCTGTGGCAAAGTTTGATGAAATTGTTACCTTGCAACTTAATTTATGCCATTGCAAGGAAAATCTCCGAGTGGTCAAGGAGGCGTTCTTCTGCCAGACCCTTGAAGAGGGAGAATTTCAAAAAAATAGAGGAGCTTTTAAGTAATTTTGATATCGTAATCACGGCCCATTTTCACAAACCAATTATCAATCGCTATGGTAATAAAATTTATGGAAATCCCGGCGATTGGCTACGCTATTTCACTTTTCTCACTTTAAATGGTGAATTCCTCACCCTTTGGGGATTTGATAATTCTTTGATTGTTAAGCTGGAAGAAGTTAAAATTTAG
- a CDS encoding DJ-1/PfpI family protein — translation MDKKVLMIIAHENFRDEELFTPKQIFEKNGVKVTIASTDTTPAKGMLGAFVKPDVKVHDEDFSKYDAVILVGGMGSPVYWDDKKLHEKLLKYFEDESKILAAICLAPGTLARAGLLKGKKATIWKSASEEITKGGGTYTGKSVERDGRIITGNGPDAAKQFAEEILKALQGK, via the coding sequence ATGGACAAAAAAGTCCTGATGATCATTGCCCATGAAAACTTCCGCGATGAGGAACTCTTTACGCCAAAGCAGATATTCGAGAAAAACGGCGTAAAAGTGACGATAGCCTCAACCGATACCACACCAGCAAAGGGAATGCTGGGCGCATTTGTAAAGCCTGATGTGAAGGTTCATGATGAAGACTTCTCCAAATACGATGCAGTTATCCTTGTTGGGGGAATGGGATCACCGGTTTATTGGGATGATAAGAAACTGCATGAGAAACTCCTAAAATACTTCGAAGATGAATCAAAAATTCTTGCTGCCATATGCCTTGCCCCAGGAACCCTTGCAAGGGCAGGACTCCTTAAAGGTAAAAAGGCAACCATCTGGAAATCAGCTTCCGAAGAAATAACAAAAGGTGGAGGAACATACACTGGCAAGTCCGTTGAAAGGGATGGTAGAATTATAACAGGAAACGGCCCCGACGCCGCAAAGCAGTTTGCTGAAGAGATTCTGAAAGCATTGCAGGGCAAGTAA
- the sppA gene encoding signal peptide peptidase SppA, with amino-acid sequence MKRRWWLWLLIGIGIVYVIASFAITGLEQGLAVVRISGTISSSKEVVREIDGYSKNPSVKGLLVIINSPGGGIVPSDEIYRSILRFKESRRPVVAYLGSVAASGGYYIACASDYIVSHPLSLTGSIGTIIEYPVVKGLLDKIGVEFVVIKSGKAKDIASPFKEISDEERRILQNIIEQGYNNFVDVVARSRNIERDEVLEIADGRVLTGNDAFKAGLVDTVGDEFFAREKLKEMAKIRGSVRWIERKKLPLFFRYMNPDGVFHNPLEIKFDYRMVFQ; translated from the coding sequence ATGAAGAGGAGATGGTGGTTGTGGCTTTTAATTGGAATTGGAATAGTTTATGTAATTGCAAGTTTTGCAATTACCGGTCTTGAACAAGGTCTGGCTGTCGTAAGGATCAGTGGAACCATTTCAAGTTCGAAGGAAGTGGTAAGGGAAATCGATGGATATTCTAAAAACCCAAGTGTAAAAGGCTTGCTTGTGATTATAAATTCGCCTGGTGGCGGAATTGTTCCTTCCGATGAGATATACAGAAGTATCCTTAGATTTAAGGAGAGCAGGAGGCCCGTAGTTGCTTACCTTGGGAGCGTTGCTGCATCTGGGGGATATTATATAGCATGTGCGTCCGACTATATTGTATCTCATCCCCTTAGCTTAACTGGTTCAATAGGAACGATTATTGAATACCCGGTGGTCAAAGGACTTCTCGATAAGATCGGGGTTGAGTTTGTGGTTATAAAATCAGGAAAGGCGAAGGATATTGCATCGCCGTTTAAGGAAATTTCCGATGAAGAACGAAGAATTTTGCAGAATATTATTGAGCAGGGGTATAACAACTTTGTTGACGTGGTTGCGAGGAGTAGAAACATTGAAAGGGATGAGGTTTTGGAAATTGCCGATGGTAGAGTTTTGACAGGTAATGATGCCTTTAAGGCGGGTCTTGTGGATACTGTTGGAGACGAGTTTTTTGCAAGAGAAAAACTTAAAGAGATGGCAAAGATCAGAGGTTCCGTTCGCTGGATTGAGAGGAAAAAGTTGCCGCTTTTTTTCAGGTATATGAACCCTGATGGGGTTTTTCACAACCCACTGGAAATTAAATTTGATTACAGGATGGTGTTTCAATGA
- a CDS encoding RDD family protein: protein MDFESWIKNVESNERKLRLYNLHKKYFILSRFSTVIDMVIVIVVAVLAAKSLGLFSSQTHGFKSLLMLVVSMVLTYFIFISIPLFLFSRTIGLLITGLKAVSSKTLSAPSLTETFYYIGQDKRYQKNYPIYIFLVPANIKI from the coding sequence ATGGATTTTGAAAGCTGGATAAAAAACGTTGAGTCTAACGAGAGGAAACTTCGCCTTTATAACCTTCACAAAAAGTATTTCATACTCAGCAGATTCTCCACAGTGATTGATATGGTCATCGTCATTGTTGTAGCAGTTTTAGCAGCCAAATCTCTGGGACTCTTTTCATCCCAAACACATGGATTTAAATCACTCCTTATGCTGGTAGTTTCCATGGTTTTAACTTATTTTATCTTCATTTCAATACCGCTCTTTCTATTTTCGCGTACAATTGGTCTTCTAATAACGGGACTTAAAGCAGTATCTTCTAAAACCCTATCGGCTCCCTCACTCACCGAAACTTTTTACTACATTGGCCAGGACAAAAGATACCAGAAAAATTACCCTATTTACATTTTCCTTGTGCCTGCTAATATAAAAATATAA